Genomic segment of Candidatus Bipolaricaulota bacterium:
ACATCCTGATTCGTCAAAGAGGTTCGAAATTTCGACCCGGCGAAAACGTGGACTCGGGCAAAGACGACACTTTGTTCGCCACAGCCAACGGGATTGTGAAGTTCACGGAGAAGAAACAAAGAAGATTCACGGGCGCGTTGAAGAAAACCAGATACGTGCATGTCGTGTCTGAAAAAGGCAAAAAATAACAAATTGAAAAAAATTCCGAAATCAAATCGGGATTTTTTTATTTGATAAAAAAAAACGGAGAAAGCGGAGAGGCGAGCTCTCCGCTGGTATTGGATTGTTGATGGATTTGCCTTTGGGCAATTTGTTGGGTTGATGGCGTTTTTTCCTCACCAACGGAAAGCTTGCCTTTCCGCTCTATGTATTTTAAAAGAGCATTTATAAGAAAATGCCCTTTTGCTGTTTTCAGCCGCCGCTCGGCGAGATGTCGCCGGTCGAGGTCAGACTGAACTTGATGCCGCATGTGTACGCGCTGCCGTCGAAACCGCAGCGGCGAAACGGTCCGACATCATCGTAGAGCGAATCTCCATACTGCGCCCAAGCGCCCGACTCGCTCATGTACGAGACGCTATACTGGCCGGCCAAGGTATTGGCGGGCAAAAGCAGACGGTAATAGCCGTCCGCGTCGATTGCCATTTGCATGCCGGATTGAAGCGACCAGCCCATGTCCGGCAATTCTCCAACCGCGAAAGCCGCGTTGGGCTTTCCGGTCAAGTATTGGCTGTTAAAGGCCAAACAGCGCTGACCGCAGGATTTCGCCGCCCAAAAATCGGGCGTCTGATCCGGCGAAGACTGAGGCGGCAATGACGAAGAAAAATCTTCGTCCGTTTGACCATCGCAGTTATTGTCCGCGTTGTCCTCCACTTCGGCGCTCGGCAAGACTTCATCTTGGATCGTCTGCCAGACGCCGTTGTCGCAATACTCGATTCGAGGCCGGCATTCTCCCACCCCGATCGTCTCGCTCGCTTCGGAATACGAAGTTTGCATCTGATGATCCACGCATTCTTCGTCGTCTTGCGGCGGATCGGGATATTGATTCCAGCCGTCGTCGGTCAGGCCGTCGCAGTCATTGTCTTGCCCGTCGTTTTGCTCCGGCTCGGGCAGGACCTCGTCTTGAGAAATGACCCAGTGTCCGCTTTGGCAGACCGAAATCTCCGGCCGGCAAGGACCGATGCCGAAGGTTTCGATCGATCCGGAGTAGGCGCTGAAAATTTGACCTTCTTCGCATTCGACAGGTGTCGAAAAATCCTCGTCCGTTTCGCCGTCGCAGTCATTGTCGAGGCCGTCCGCCGTTTCCGAGATTGGCAAGACCTCGTTTCTGATCTGATGCCAATCTCCGGCAAAACATTCTTCGATCTTGGTCCGGCACGAACCGACGTTCACCGTCTCGCTTGAACCGGAATAGGTTTCCAGCTCATCCCCATCGAGGCATGAGTTGCCTCCTCCTTCGGGATTTGCGAAACACCGGTTGATGTTCTCGACGGTGATCAGGTCGCCGAAACCGGCGACGCTCATGAGCATTTGAGCCGCGTCCACGGTCCAGATCTGACCGCTCGCGTAGCCCATTTGCGAAAATACTTGAAAATTCGCGAACGGTCTGGCCACTCCATTGCCTGAAATGACAAAGACCGCGCCCTGGCCAAAGCCCTGATTGGTCAGAGCCGGTTCGGGTTTGACCAGCCGTCCGTCTCTGATGTGCAGAATGCCACCCTCATCGCAAACGGACAGCTTTTGCTGACCTTGCGACGCGGACAGCACGGGCATGTCTTCGGGCAGATAGCCCCAGCTTTCCGCGGCCAGCGCGGAAGCGAACTTGTAGATCATGCAGCCCTGGTCATTGGCCGATTGCTTTTCCAGCAGGTAATGCCAGCTGGCGCCGGCCACGCGAAAGACTTCGCGATAAGGCTGCCAGTCAACCGTCCAAGATTCCGGATAGCAGTCGAGCTCTG
This window contains:
- a CDS encoding C39 family peptidase, which encodes MEMKRLAKIVLVAIVFMFSTTAMAEEALLSAPFMSQVPPGNWQYTRNCGPASALMLAGYYLNFTPGEDDLSAVVDWLYDREVIAPQAGIDSSNGNYTDLDDLKYLLEDYFDLAGPQKVYAGEAKQEFIKEQIRRGNPVIAAVRLNMKATGPGHFMLVIGFDDQGVIVHDPGHSAENGGLSKHYSYSEFLASWASWSYAALHLGRFASWHPDGTLIKGDLEPKVYVLLDGAKHWVVNWEVFLAHGFDSNLILEVSQTELDCYPESWTVDWQPYREVFRVAGASWHYLLEKQSANDQGCMIYKFASALAAESWGYLPEDMPVLSASQGQQKLSVCDEGGILHIRDGRLVKPEPALTNQGFGQGAVFVISGNGVARPFANFQVFSQMGYASGQIWTVDAAQMLMSVAGFGDLITVENINRCFANPEGGGNSCLDGDELETYSGSSETVNVGSCRTKIEECFAGDWHQIRNEVLPISETADGLDNDCDGETDEDFSTPVECEEGQIFSAYSGSIETFGIGPCRPEISVCQSGHWVISQDEVLPEPEQNDGQDNDCDGLTDDGWNQYPDPPQDDEECVDHQMQTSYSEASETIGVGECRPRIEYCDNGVWQTIQDEVLPSAEVEDNADNNCDGQTDEDFSSSLPPQSSPDQTPDFWAAKSCGQRCLAFNSQYLTGKPNAAFAVGELPDMGWSLQSGMQMAIDADGYYRLLLPANTLAGQYSVSYMSESGAWAQYGDSLYDDVGPFRRCGFDGSAYTCGIKFSLTSTGDISPSGG
- the rpmA gene encoding 50S ribosomal protein L27, coding for MAHKKAAGSTRLGRDSVSKRLGVKLYAGEYAKAGNILIRQRGSKFRPGENVDSGKDDTLFATANGIVKFTEKKQRRFTGALKKTRYVHVVSEKGKK